One window of Daphnia carinata strain CSIRO-1 chromosome 7, CSIRO_AGI_Dcar_HiC_V3, whole genome shotgun sequence genomic DNA carries:
- the LOC130693669 gene encoding uncharacterized protein LOC130693669, whose product MMSSQQKVIPNGSIGIEGEPGEPLSAPLIVVSNRLPFVLKRNAHGKLQRSHSAGGLVTALGPVVMDCGGLWIGWPGSHDVRPFDEIPEPDIPNSGLKSQQVKAVLVRQELFDSFYNGCCNGTFWPLFHSMPDRAVFSSDTWKAYQEVNEEFALKTIDALRQVRARLLKEYNPSDDSMPVPVVWIHDYQLMLAAAMIRQVAIEENLACKLGFFLHIPFPSWDIMRLFPWDDQILEGILACDLVGFHIEDYCANFIECCQRRMGCRVDHAKRNIEYDNRTVHVRALPIGIPFNQFQMLAIKAPRVMKDERVVLGVDRLDYTKGLVQRIKAFERLLECHPEHLGRVVLMQIAVPSRTDVKEYKALKEEIDQLVGRINGRFSTADWSPIRYIYGCISQDKLAAFYRDSAVALVTPLRDGMNLVAKEFVACQINENGVLILSPFAGAGGTMREALLVNPYEVDMVAETIHNALVMDVNERRRRMQLLRKRESSMDVDYWMDSFLREMDQVECAITGPPSLIPVDHGYQSYLTEYIEDSTKLNLLLDYDGTLAPIVSHPDLAMMSAETRRVLTHLSQMPSVSVCIMSGRSLDNLRQMVGIEGITYAASQGLEILHPDGSRFIHPVPTDHQIRLQNLLPALEGEVCTNGAWVENKGALLTYHYRALSSTTSPERRDSLVQRAAELFRQHGFYPHHTQMAIEARPPVPWDKGRASLYIMRTTYGVDWPQRVGGPERVRILYAGDDDTDEDVMEALNGLACTFRVSRVPVYKSSANYRLTDPDAVQSLLRLIEDKLDQRAVIPSSPTSSFTANFFITCIHESETVTSDEEQTDLSVSDAQLKSKRRRRNSRNSTMVLSKVAAAGLLRSNSFKAALCHHSQDPITVIGH is encoded by the exons ATGATGTCATCGCAGCAAAAGGTTATACCCAATGGCTCGATTGGAATCGAAGGTGAACCGGGAGAACCACTGTCCGCCCCGTTGATCGTCGTTTCCAATCGACTACCGTTCGTTCTTAAGCGCAACGCACATGGAAAACTACAACGATCACACAG TGCTGGCGGGCTAGTGACGGCATTGGGGCCGGTGGTGATGGACTGCGGAGGACTGTGGATCGGCTGGCCGGGATCGCACGACGTGCGACCGTTTGATGAGATTCCGGAGCCGGACATTCCAAACAGCGGACTGAAATCGCAGCAGGTCAAAGCCGTGTTGGTCCGCCAGGAGTTGTTCGACTCGTTTTATAACGGATGCTGCAACGGCACCTTTTGGCCTCTATTTCACTCGATGCCCGATCGGGCCGTCTTCAGTTCAGACACTTGGAAG GCATACCAGGAAGTAAATGAAGAATTCGCCCTCAAGACAATAGATGCCCTGCGACAAGTTCGTGCCCGTTTGCTGAAAGAATACAACCCAAGTGATGATTCCATGCCTGTACCAGTTGTATGGATTCACGATTATCAACTTATGCTGGCCGCGGCTATGATCCGCCAG GTGGCCATCGAAGAGAACTTGGCTTGCAAACTCGGTTTCTTTCTCCACATTCCATTCCCATCATGGGACATCATGCGACTCTTCCCTTGGGACGATCAGATTCTAGAAGGCATTCTAG CCTGTGACTTGGTCGGTTTCCACATTGAAGACTACTGCGCCAATTTTATTGAATGTTGTCAACGCCGTATGGGATGTCGAGTCGATCACGCCAAGAGGAACATCGAATACGACAATCGCACTGTACACGTTCGGGCCCTTCCGATCGGTATTCCTTTCAACCAGTTCCAAATGCTGGCCATCAAAGCGCCACGA GTAATGAAAGACGAACGGGTTGTGTTGGGAGTGGATCGGCTCGACTACACCAAAGGTTTAGTGCAACGCATCAAAGCCTTCGAGAGGCTGTTGGAATGTCATCCTGAACATTTGGGACGTGTTGTCCTAATGCAAATCGCTGTCCCGTCTCGCACAGACGTCAAAGAATACAAAGCATTGAAAGAGGAAATAGATCAACTGGTCGGTCGCATTAACGGACGTTTCTCCACCGCTGACTGGTCACCCATTCGATACATTTACGGATGCATTTCACAG GACAAATTGGCTGCCTTTTATCGCGATTCGGCTGTTGCGTTAGTGACTCCGTTACGTGACGGTATGAATTTGGTAGCCAAAGAATTCGTCgcttgccaaatcaatgaAAATGGCGTGCTGATCCTTTCGCCGTTTGCTGGAGCCGGTGGAACCATGCGTGAAGCCTTGCTCGTCAATCCCTACGAGGTCGACATGGTTGCCGAAACGATTCACAATGCGTTGGTTATGGACGTCAACGAACGCCGTCGTCGGATGCAACTCTTGCGTAAACGTGAATCGTCCATGGATGTTGACTACTGGATGGACAGCTTTTTGCGAGAAATGGATCAAGTGGAATGCGCAATTACGGGTCCTCCTTCATTAATTCCGGTCGACCATGGCTACCAGTCGTACCTCACTGAGTACATCGAGGACTCAACGAAACTCAATCTGCTGTTGGACTATGATGGAACGCTGGCTCCCATTGTCAGTCATCCTGATCTAGCCATGATGTCGGCAGAAACTCGACGTGTCTTGACACACCTTTCGCAGATGCCTTCCGTTTCAGTTTGCATCATGTCAGGTCGATCGCTCGATAACCTTCGTCAGATGGTAGGCATTGAAGGCATCACCTATGCAGCCTCTCAAGGATTGGAAATTCTTCATCCGGACG GATCACGTTTTATTCACCCTGTTCCAACCGACCATCAGATTCGATTGCAAAATCTCCTGCCGGCCCTTGAG GGCGAGGTATGCACTAATGGTGCCTGGGTGGAGAACAAGGGAGCCTTGTTAACTTATCATTATCGAGCGCTGTCCTCGACGACGTCTCCCGAACGCCGCGACTCTTTGGTTCAACGAGCCGCAGAGTTGTTCAGGCAGCACGGATTTTATCCGCACCATACGCAGATGGCCATCGAAGCCCGGCCTCCCGTACCTTGGGACAAAGGCCGCGCTTCCCTCTACATTATGCGGACCACGTACGGAGTTGACTGGCCGCAACGAGTCGGCGGGCCCGAACGTGTCAGGATTCTCTATGCCGGCGACGATGATACCGACGAGGACGTCATGGAAGCCCTCAATGGACTGGCTTGCACTTTCCGCGTATCGCGAGTGCCAGTCTACAAATCGTCAGCCAATTATCGGTTGACTGATCCTGATGCAGTTCAATCGCTGCTGCGTTTAATTGAAGATAAACTTGATCAACGTGCAGTCATTCCTTCTTCGCCTACGTCGAGTTTCACGGCCAACTTCTTCATCACCTGCATTCACGAATCGGAGACTGTTACCTCTGACGAGGAGCAGACAGATTTGAGCGTCAGTGATGCGCAGCTGAAGAGCAAGAGGCGGCGGCGTAACTCGAGGAACTCGACGATGGTCTTGAGCAAGGTGGCCGCTGCTGGACTACTTCGCAGCAACAGTTTCAAGGCGGCGTTGTGTCACCATTCTCAGGATCCAATCACTGTGATCGGCCAttag